The following proteins come from a genomic window of Paucimonas lemoignei:
- the flgC gene encoding flagellar basal body rod protein FlgC has translation MSLANVFNIAGSGMSAQTTRLNTTASNIANAETVSSSMDQTYRARHPVFATVFQQSQTGGGSLFQEQGEAGQGVQVNGIIEDTSNLEARYEPNHPSADGNGYVYYPNVNVVEEMADMISASRSFQTNAEIMNTAKTMMQKVLTLGQ, from the coding sequence ATGTCTCTAGCCAACGTTTTCAATATTGCCGGCAGCGGCATGAGTGCTCAGACCACTCGCTTGAACACCACCGCCAGTAACATCGCCAACGCCGAGACTGTGTCTTCGAGCATGGATCAGACCTACCGCGCACGTCACCCGGTGTTTGCCACCGTGTTTCAGCAAAGCCAGACCGGCGGCGGCTCGTTGTTCCAGGAGCAGGGCGAAGCCGGGCAGGGCGTTCAGGTCAACGGCATCATCGAAGACACCTCTAACCTCGAGGCGCGCTACGAGCCAAACCATCCTTCTGCCGACGGCAACGGGTACGTTTACTACCCCAACGTCAATGTCGTCGAAGAAATGGCTGACATGATTTCTGCCAGTCGGTCTTTCCAGACCAACGCGGAAATCATGAACACCGCCAAAACCATGATGCAGAAAGTATTGACCCTGGGTCAGTGA
- the flgE-2 gene encoding flagellar hook protein FlgE — MSFNVSISGINAANKRLEVAGNNIANVGTFGFKTSRAEFSALYSSAHLGSGRHAIGDGVRIANVSQDFTEGDSVATHGRPLDMRIQGGGFFVVSDRGSLAYTRAGAFTKDAEDFVVDSGGGRLQGYAVNDKGQVIPGVRTDLKIDMSNVAPKSTTALSETLNLDAGLPSLAQLPGFDPDDPSTYTRVTTQTIQDKGIDPAPPSDHQLKQYFVKTEDNQWSMYVLIDGRNPADPGSNSPLHVRLDKAADGSIRHTANTQHINKVSDTEFELKGWVPASQVNDKWIANGAANAGAVSLSLADGADSALEAGDPVMVRPVPVLDSTDPKTYSALFANSIFDSQGNRHEMKRYFVKDGGNSWQMHLLVNDRNPLMPESTTPLTANLRFSADGSLQSLTGAPGLTINNGNSMQLQGWIPAMAQNRGRGNEAWVANGAAASQDGIAIDFSNINQFNASTSRSSQYVDGHAAGEMSSLSIGRDGMLQAGFSNGLHRNIGQVILATFANEQGLKPQSDTRWTETGESGVATYGVPGAGMLGSVIGGSLEGSNVDLTEQLIELIQAQTAYQANSKAISTEVTVMQTLIQSV, encoded by the coding sequence ATGTCGTTCAATGTGTCGATCAGTGGAATCAACGCTGCCAATAAAAGACTCGAAGTTGCAGGCAATAATATCGCCAACGTCGGTACCTTCGGGTTCAAGACCTCGCGTGCCGAATTTTCAGCGTTGTATTCATCTGCTCATCTGGGCAGCGGGCGTCATGCGATTGGTGATGGCGTACGAATCGCCAATGTCTCGCAGGATTTTACCGAGGGTGACAGCGTCGCCACCCATGGCAGGCCGTTGGACATGCGCATCCAGGGCGGTGGATTTTTTGTCGTCAGTGATCGCGGTTCGCTGGCCTACACCCGGGCTGGCGCTTTCACGAAAGATGCCGAGGATTTTGTCGTCGACAGTGGAGGCGGGCGCTTGCAAGGCTATGCGGTCAATGACAAAGGGCAGGTCATACCCGGGGTTCGCACCGATCTGAAAATCGACATGTCGAATGTCGCGCCCAAGTCCACCACCGCCCTTTCCGAAACCCTCAACCTGGACGCCGGATTGCCGTCGCTGGCCCAGTTGCCTGGATTCGATCCCGATGATCCGTCCACCTATACGCGGGTGACCACCCAAACCATTCAAGACAAGGGCATAGACCCAGCCCCGCCGAGTGACCACCAGCTCAAGCAATACTTCGTCAAGACCGAAGACAATCAGTGGTCAATGTATGTGTTGATCGATGGCAGAAACCCGGCGGATCCCGGCAGCAATAGCCCGCTGCATGTGCGTCTGGACAAGGCTGCGGACGGCTCGATAAGGCACACCGCCAATACCCAGCATATAAACAAGGTGTCTGATACCGAGTTTGAATTGAAGGGTTGGGTGCCGGCGAGTCAGGTCAATGACAAATGGATCGCCAATGGCGCTGCCAATGCCGGGGCGGTCTCGCTGTCACTGGCCGACGGCGCCGACAGTGCGCTTGAGGCCGGTGACCCGGTCATGGTGCGGCCGGTTCCAGTGCTAGATTCCACTGACCCTAAAACCTACAGTGCGTTGTTTGCCAATTCGATTTTCGACAGCCAGGGCAATCGTCATGAGATGAAGCGTTATTTCGTCAAGGATGGCGGCAACAGTTGGCAGATGCACTTGCTGGTCAATGACCGCAATCCTCTGATGCCCGAATCGACGACGCCGCTGACTGCCAACCTGCGCTTCAGTGCTGACGGTTCGCTGCAGTCGCTGACCGGTGCGCCGGGGCTGACGATTAATAACGGCAACTCGATGCAGCTGCAAGGCTGGATCCCGGCCATGGCCCAGAACCGTGGGCGTGGTAATGAAGCCTGGGTCGCCAACGGTGCAGCGGCCAGTCAGGACGGTATTGCCATTGATTTCAGCAACATCAACCAGTTCAACGCCTCCACCTCTCGATCCTCTCAATACGTGGACGGTCATGCGGCCGGGGAGATGAGCAGCCTGAGCATCGGACGTGATGGCATGTTGCAGGCGGGGTTCAGTAACGGTCTGCATCGCAATATCGGTCAGGTCATATTGGCGACGTTCGCCAATGAGCAAGGACTCAAGCCGCAGAGCGACACACGCTGGACTGAAACGGGAGAGTCCGGCGTCGCCACCTATGGGGTGCCGGGAGCTGGAATGCTGGGCAGCGTTATTGGCGGCTCGCTGGAAGGCTCCAATGTCGATCTGACGGAGCAGTTGATCGAGTTGATCCAGGCGCAGACGGCCTATCAGGCTAATTCGAAGGCGATTTCAACCGAGGTGACGGTGATGCAGACGTTGATCCAGTCCGTCTGA
- the flgG gene encoding flagellar basal body rod protein FlgG, whose translation MIPALYVAKTGLAAQDMNLTTISNNLANVSTTGFKSDRAEFQDLLYQIKRQPGAQSTQDSELPSGLQLGTGVRIVGTQKNFTAGSLETTSNPLDLAVNGRGFFQIMQPDGTVAYTRDGTFHLDANGQIVTANGYALEPAIVVPQNAQTFTVGQDGTVSITLAGQTATPQIIGNIQTSDFINPAGLQAMGGNLFVETASSGAPQVGTPGLNGLGTTLQNTLEASNVSTVEELVNMITTQRAYEMNSKVISTADQMLQNLTQNL comes from the coding sequence ATGATTCCTGCACTCTATGTAGCCAAAACCGGTCTCGCCGCTCAGGACATGAACCTGACGACGATCTCCAACAACCTGGCCAACGTGTCGACCACTGGCTTTAAAAGTGATCGCGCCGAATTCCAGGACTTGCTCTACCAGATCAAGCGTCAGCCAGGTGCTCAGTCGACCCAGGACAGCGAACTGCCGTCCGGTCTGCAACTGGGTACCGGTGTGCGCATCGTCGGCACGCAGAAAAACTTCACCGCCGGTAGCCTGGAAACCACCTCGAACCCGCTTGACCTGGCGGTCAATGGTCGCGGTTTCTTCCAGATCATGCAGCCGGACGGCACTGTCGCTTACACCCGCGACGGTACGTTCCACCTGGACGCCAACGGCCAGATCGTGACCGCCAATGGTTACGCCCTTGAGCCTGCGATTGTCGTGCCACAGAACGCCCAGACTTTCACGGTCGGTCAGGACGGCACCGTTTCCATCACCCTGGCAGGTCAGACGGCGACGCCGCAAATCATCGGCAACATTCAGACGTCCGACTTCATTAACCCGGCCGGCCTGCAAGCCATGGGTGGCAACCTGTTCGTGGAGACCGCTTCGAGCGGCGCGCCACAGGTCGGCACTCCGGGTTTGAACGGTCTGGGCACCACGCTGCAGAACACCCTGGAAGCGTCCAACGTGAGCACGGTTGAGGAGCTGGTCAACATGATCACCACTCAGCGCGCCTACGAGATGAACTCCAAAGTGATCTCCACCGCTGACCAGATGCTGCAGAACTTGACGCAGAACCTGTAA
- the flgD gene encoding flagellar basal body rod modification protein — protein MAIDTDVKTTLLNSLQNPTPSASSKNDALGKDAFLQLLVTQMKNQNPLEPQDNSEFVAQLAQFSSLESMQNLTSTVDTIAANYQSSQALQASSLVGRSVIVSASSTVVDTAKGMTGTVVVPSSSSTTSIKISDAQGNVVRTIDLGTQPAGQPSFTWDGKNEAGEVAAAGAYSFVATGSLDGTATALATSLPATVSSVTTGVNGAEMMLNLAGGQSIALSKVQTIGI, from the coding sequence ATGGCTATTGATACCGACGTAAAAACAACGCTACTCAATTCACTGCAGAACCCGACACCTTCCGCGTCGTCGAAAAATGACGCCTTGGGCAAAGATGCTTTCCTGCAGCTTCTGGTTACCCAGATGAAAAACCAGAATCCTCTGGAGCCGCAGGACAACTCAGAATTCGTGGCTCAGTTGGCGCAGTTCAGCAGCCTGGAAAGCATGCAGAACCTGACGTCCACGGTTGACACCATCGCTGCCAACTATCAGTCGTCGCAAGCCTTGCAGGCGTCGTCTCTGGTGGGTCGTTCAGTGATCGTCAGCGCGAGTTCGACTGTGGTCGACACCGCCAAAGGCATGACGGGCACCGTTGTTGTTCCGTCTTCCAGCTCCACCACGTCCATCAAGATCTCCGACGCTCAGGGCAATGTCGTGAGAACAATTGATCTGGGCACCCAGCCTGCCGGTCAACCCAGCTTTACCTGGGACGGCAAAAATGAAGCCGGGGAAGTGGCAGCTGCAGGTGCTTATAGCTTTGTGGCCACCGGTTCTCTGGATGGCACGGCAACAGCGCTGGCGACCAGCCTGCCCGCTACGGTCAGTAGTGTGACGACTGGCGTCAACGGGGCAGAGATGATGCTTAATCTGGCGGGCGGTCAAAGTATCGCCTTGTCCAAAGTGCAAACAATCGGAATTTAA
- the flgE gene encoding flagellar hook protein FlgE — translation MSFNIGLSGLYAANKSLDVTGNNIANVATTGFKSSRTEFADQYAQSIRGTSGNVNVGSGVTTAAVSQQFTQGTLTTGTANSLDLAINGNGFFMLNNNGEKLYTRAGAFHTDKDGNVVNVSGQKLQGYNVDANGNVVTGVLGNLRVDSSNLAPNPTGRITVGSNLDSRAVPPKVAVFDPTNVESYNSTYSTAIYDTQGNQHSLDQYFVKGTNNEWTMYSVIDGRNIGPEDAAVPPATAGPVTASSNKLSFDASGKLILDTTPTTTSPGLAVNEDGTFQINGWVPKINTGTAAAPVWVENGALVGGTIQLDMLSTSQTASVSGAITKTQDGFATGQISSMSVDQTGNLFASYTNGQSKVIGQVSLTNFANVQGLAPAGGTAWRETFASGVPVSGAPQTGTLGLVQGQALEDSNVDLTAELVNLIKAQSNYQANAKTISTQATIMQTTIQMT, via the coding sequence ATGTCATTCAATATCGGTCTTAGTGGGCTCTATGCTGCAAACAAAAGCCTCGACGTTACCGGCAACAACATTGCCAACGTCGCGACCACTGGCTTCAAATCATCTCGCACAGAATTTGCCGACCAGTACGCGCAATCGATTCGCGGTACGTCGGGCAACGTTAACGTCGGTAGCGGCGTTACCACGGCGGCTGTGTCGCAACAGTTCACGCAAGGCACGTTGACCACCGGTACGGCGAACAGCCTGGACCTGGCAATCAATGGCAACGGCTTCTTCATGCTCAACAATAACGGCGAGAAGTTGTATACCCGTGCCGGTGCATTCCACACTGATAAAGACGGCAACGTCGTCAACGTTTCCGGTCAGAAACTGCAAGGTTACAACGTCGACGCCAATGGCAACGTTGTGACCGGTGTTCTGGGTAACCTGAGAGTCGACTCGTCGAACCTGGCGCCTAATCCAACGGGCCGTATTACCGTGGGCTCGAACCTCGACTCCCGAGCGGTACCGCCGAAAGTTGCGGTGTTTGATCCGACCAACGTCGAAAGTTACAACAGCACTTACAGCACCGCGATCTACGACACCCAGGGTAACCAGCACTCTCTGGATCAATATTTCGTCAAAGGCACCAACAACGAATGGACCATGTATTCGGTCATTGATGGTCGTAACATTGGCCCCGAAGACGCTGCGGTCCCACCTGCTACTGCGGGCCCGGTGACTGCCTCTTCGAACAAGTTGAGCTTCGACGCAAGCGGCAAGCTCATCCTTGATACGACGCCTACCACCACTAGCCCGGGGCTGGCCGTAAACGAAGACGGTACCTTCCAGATCAATGGCTGGGTGCCAAAGATCAATACCGGTACTGCTGCGGCACCGGTCTGGGTTGAGAACGGCGCGTTGGTCGGCGGTACGATTCAGCTCGATATGCTGTCCACGTCCCAGACTGCATCGGTGTCTGGCGCTATCACCAAGACTCAGGACGGTTTCGCTACCGGCCAGATCAGCTCCATGAGCGTGGATCAGACCGGCAACCTGTTTGCCAGCTACACCAACGGCCAATCCAAGGTGATCGGTCAGGTGTCGTTGACCAACTTCGCCAACGTCCAGGGCCTGGCGCCCGCCGGTGGTACCGCCTGGCGTGAAACCTTCGCTTCTGGCGTGCCGGTCAGTGGCGCACCACAAACCGGGACTTTGGGTCTGGTCCAAGGCCAGGCGCTGGAAGACTCCAACGTCGACCTGACGGCCGAGCTGGTTAACCTGATCAAGGCGCAGAGCAACTATCAGGCGAACGCGAAGACCATTTCGACCCAGGCAACCATCATGCAGACCACTATCCAGATGACCTGA
- the flgH gene encoding flagellar basal body L-ring protein, with the protein MKRLPVLRFSVLVTALCGAALLTGCVAPSAKPNDPYYAPVMPRTPLPAAANNGSIYQAGFEQNLYGDRKAFRVGDIITITLSERMAASKAATSAIKKNSSANIGLTSLFGSGLTTNNPIGGNDLSLSAGYDGARNSSGDGKAAQSNSLTGSVTVTVADVMPNGILAVRGEKWMTLNTGDELVRIAGLVRADDIATDNTVSSTRVADARITYSGTGAFADSSQPGWFDRFFLSPLFPF; encoded by the coding sequence ATGAAACGGCTTCCTGTTCTGCGGTTTTCTGTGTTGGTCACGGCCCTCTGTGGGGCTGCGTTACTGACTGGCTGTGTCGCGCCTTCCGCCAAGCCAAATGACCCTTATTACGCGCCGGTGATGCCGCGTACGCCGCTGCCAGCAGCGGCCAACAACGGCTCGATCTACCAGGCAGGTTTCGAACAGAACCTGTATGGCGATCGCAAGGCATTCCGGGTCGGCGACATCATCACCATCACGCTTTCCGAGCGTATGGCAGCCAGCAAGGCGGCCACCTCGGCGATCAAGAAGAACAGCTCCGCGAACATTGGCCTGACCTCGCTGTTCGGTTCGGGCTTGACCACCAACAACCCGATTGGTGGCAATGACCTGAGCCTGAGCGCTGGCTACGACGGCGCGCGCAACAGTTCCGGTGACGGCAAGGCCGCGCAGAGCAACAGCCTGACCGGTTCGGTCACCGTGACGGTGGCTGACGTGATGCCCAACGGCATCCTCGCGGTGCGTGGCGAGAAGTGGATGACCCTCAACACCGGTGACGAGCTGGTGCGCATCGCAGGCCTGGTGCGTGCCGATGACATCGCCACCGATAACACCGTTTCGTCTACCCGTGTGGCCGATGCGCGCATTACGTATTCAGGTACTGGTGCATTTGCCGATTCAAGCCAGCCAGGCTGGTTTGACCGGTTCTTCCTCAGCCCGTTGTTCCCTTTCTGA
- the flgF gene encoding flagellar basal body rod protein FlgF, with translation MDKLLYVAMSGASENAVAQKAHANNLANVSTNGFMRDLEQARSMPVFGEVQPSRAYAMSERPGTDFSGGAMIDTGRELDIAVKGDGWIAVQTADGGEAYTRSAGMNIDALGVLRAGNGLPVMGNGGPIAVPPQQQIEIGADGTISVRSLGETPQVMAQVDRIKLVNPDIKSMEKGPDGMIHTKSGAAAPADANVRVESGFLQASNVSAVEEMTSVLTLSRQFELHVKMMKTAETNDESAARILQMS, from the coding sequence GTGGATAAGTTGCTTTACGTCGCGATGAGCGGAGCGTCTGAAAACGCCGTTGCGCAAAAGGCTCACGCCAACAACCTGGCGAACGTGTCGACCAATGGGTTTATGCGTGACCTGGAGCAAGCGCGCTCGATGCCGGTGTTTGGCGAGGTGCAGCCTTCGCGCGCCTATGCCATGAGCGAACGTCCCGGTACTGACTTCAGTGGCGGCGCAATGATCGATACCGGTCGCGAACTGGATATCGCCGTCAAGGGTGATGGCTGGATTGCGGTCCAGACCGCCGACGGTGGCGAGGCTTATACCCGTAGCGCTGGCATGAATATCGACGCCCTCGGCGTGTTGCGTGCTGGCAATGGTTTGCCGGTCATGGGCAACGGCGGGCCGATTGCCGTGCCGCCTCAGCAGCAGATTGAAATCGGTGCCGACGGCACCATCAGCGTTCGCTCGCTGGGTGAGACGCCGCAGGTCATGGCTCAGGTAGACCGCATCAAACTGGTCAACCCGGACATCAAGTCCATGGAAAAAGGCCCGGACGGCATGATCCACACCAAGAGCGGCGCAGCGGCACCGGCCGACGCCAACGTTCGGGTCGAGTCAGGTTTCCTGCAGGCCAGCAACGTCAGCGCCGTTGAAGAAATGACGTCGGTACTGACGTTGTCTCGCCAATTCGAATTGCACGTCAAGATGATGAAAACCGCCGAGACCAATGATGAGTCCGCGGCGCGCATCTTGCAGATGAGCTAA
- the flgB gene encoding flagellar basal body rod protein FlgB — protein sequence MSINFDKALGIHEKALSFRAQRAEVLANNITNADTPNYKARDLEFSTVLAAQSDKVQNGSFSLNKTNSRHIEADGVGNTDGSLLYRTPSAPSLDQNTVDAQVESANYAENAVGFQASFTLLNSKFKGLIAALRGE from the coding sequence ATGAGCATCAACTTCGACAAAGCCTTAGGCATCCATGAAAAAGCCCTGAGCTTTCGCGCCCAGCGTGCGGAGGTGTTGGCTAACAACATCACCAACGCGGACACGCCGAACTACAAGGCTCGTGATCTGGAGTTTTCCACCGTGCTGGCCGCGCAAAGCGACAAGGTCCAGAACGGCAGCTTCTCGCTGAACAAGACCAACAGCCGCCACATCGAAGCGGACGGCGTGGGCAACACCGATGGCAGCCTGCTGTATCGCACGCCGTCGGCGCCTTCGCTGGACCAGAACACCGTTGATGCTCAAGTCGAAAGCGCCAACTACGCGGAAAACGCGGTGGGCTTTCAGGCCAGCTTCACTCTGCTCAACAGCAAATTCAAAGGGCTGATTGCAGCCCTTCGTGGAGAGTAA